From a region of the Solanum stenotomum isolate F172 chromosome 2, ASM1918654v1, whole genome shotgun sequence genome:
- the LOC125855653 gene encoding peroxidase 10-like has protein sequence MASRCLFPCLTVLFCVMSILAPFSDGQLDYSYYERACPSLHRIVRWNVWEALRSDSRIAASLLRLHFHDCFVNGCDGSVLLDDTYYFKGEKNAAPNRNSVRGYETIDIIKAHVERACPLTVSCVDILTLAAREVVVMAGGPFWPVLLGRRDGLSAYEKAAIEQLPSPFEPLDKIAAKFSDKGLDLKDLVVLSGAHTIGFAQCFTFKGRLFNYQDSGKPDPNLDSSMLSNLQCTCPDTDESNTTLTPLDVQSVTRFDNAYYRNLMNNSGLLESDQALMSNSQTADMVKSYSLYPHLFYEDFAASMVKLGNVGVLTGRTGQIREICGSVSNRMFLSSMFSLSVRQSLSTVLASVCMFLLVIV, from the exons ATGGCGAGTCGTTGTTTGTTCCCCTGCCTTACTGTTTTGTTCTGTGTGATGAGTATTCTAGCTCCCTTTAGTGATGGTCAGCTTGATTATAGTTACTATGAGAGAGCATGTCCGAGCTTGCATAGGATTGTTCGTTGGAATGTTTGGGAAGCACTCCGTAGTGACTCCAGAATAGCTGCATCCCTCCTTCGTTTGCACTTCCACGATTGTTTTGTTAAT GGTTGTGATGGATCCGTGCTGCTTGATGACACGTACTATTTCAAGGGTGAGAAGAATGCTGCACCAAACCGCAATTCAGTCAGAGGATATGAGACGATTGATATCATAAAAGCACACGTTGAAAGAGCTTGCCCGTTAACTGTATCTTGTGTGGATATATTAACTCTTGCAGCTAGAGAAGTTGTTGTCATG GCAGGAGGACCATTTTGGCCTGTTTTACTTGGTCGACGAGATGGACTATCTGCTTATGAGAAAGCAGCAATTGAACAATTACCTTCGCCATTTGAGCCTCTGGATAAAATCGCGGCCAAGTTTTCTGATAAAGGTCTTGATCTAAAGGATTTAGTAGTTCTTTCAG GAGCGCACACAATTGGTTTTGCTCAATGTTTCACATTCAAGGGGAGACTTTTCAACTATCAAGACTCAGGAAAGCCAGATCCAAATCTCGATTCTTCAATGTTGTCGAATTTGCAATGCACTTGTCCTGACACGGATGAATCCAACACCACGCTTACTCCTTTAGACGTACAATCTGTTACGAGATTTGACAATGCGTATTACAGAAACCTTATGAACAACTCAGGACTACTTGAATCAGATCAAGCTCTAATGTCAAATTCTCAGACAGCTGATATGGTCAAATCTTACAGCTTGTACCCTCATCTTTTCTACGAGGATTTTGCTGCATCGATGGTAAAATTAGGGAATGTTGGGGTCCTCACGGGACGAACTGGACAAATTAGGGAAATATGTGGCTCTGTAAGTAATAGAATGTTTCTGTCAAGTATGTTTAGTCTAAGTGTTAGACAAAGTTTATCAACTGTGCTTGCTTCAGTATGCATGTTTTTACTAGTAATAGTTTAA
- the LOC125856658 gene encoding uncharacterized protein LOC125856658, with the protein MELEDSVLNFSDEDESFEDDEDVKMNDIEEGELVEKISKTGLEETGGACASSENPLPGKKNRRRRKNKGKNKRKRVSSGPITDINRFVLDVGRRLKERKSYLIWNAVGCLGLSALSDLVKEVDAIQTCGGQKTADGRRFRTGGGILWSILKVRDPNAYKEIMKKGKEFEKQFKQANLKQEPLQNKEASLERSSETMGDEITASSSDVLLQQEPIEQSNSGAKRASVHDRIRMPVTYDDLFDEATDEGKDSKDPLALIMPSEKSSYDVVEGGYPKGI; encoded by the exons ATGGAGCTAGAGGATAGCGTTTTAAATTTCTCTGATGAAGATGAGAGctttgaggatgatgaagatgtTAAAATGAATGATATTGAGGAAGGAGAACTGGTTGAGAAGATTTCCAAGACTGGATTAGAGGAAACTGGTGGTGCATGTGCCAGCTCTGAAAATCCTCTTCCAGGCAAAAAAAATCGGAGACGCAGGAAGAACAAGGGGAAGAACAAACGAAAGAGAGTCTCTTCAGGTCCAATCACAGACATTAACAG ATTTGTTTTGGATGTCGGAAGACGCTTGAAAGAGAGGAAATCTTATCTTATATGGAATGCAGTTGGTTGTCTCGGCCTCTCTGCTTTGAGTGATCTTGTCAAAGAG GTGGATGCAATTCAGACTTGTGGCGGCCAGAAGACTGCTGATGGCAGGCGTTTCCGAACAGGTGGTGGAATATTGTGGAGCATCCTTAAAGTACGAGATCCAAATGCATACAAAGAGATAATGAAGAAAGGGAAGGAGTTTGAG AAGCAGTTTAAGCAGGCTAATCTCAAGCAAGAACCGCTCCAAAACAAAGAAGCTTCTTTGGAGAGATCTAGTGAGACAATGGGAGACGAGATTACAGCTAGTTCTTCAGATGTTTTGCTGCAGCAAGAACCTATTGAACAGTCAAATAGTGGAGCCAAACGTGCATCTGTTCATGATAGAATAAGGATGCCTGTCACGTATGATGATCTATTCGATGAAGCAACTGATGAAGGAAAGGATTCAAAGGATCCGTTGGCTTTAATAATGCCTTCAGAAAAAAGCTCATATGATGTGGTGGAGGGAGGTTATCCTAAGGGTATATAA